A stretch of Prinia subflava isolate CZ2003 ecotype Zambia chromosome 14, Cam_Psub_1.2, whole genome shotgun sequence DNA encodes these proteins:
- the IQSEC1 gene encoding IQ motif and SEC7 domain-containing protein 1 isoform X9 translates to MKEDGSAVWNLMWKYCISVRTISVEGEAPSSETGTSLDSPSGYPQGPITHSSALSPEHYEHPYGLYSIAPGQQRARRPKLQHSTSILRKQAEEEAIKRSRSLSESYELSSDLQDKQVEMLERKYGGRLITRHAARTIQTAFRQYQMNKNFERLRSSMSENRMSRRIVLSNMRMQFSFEGPEKVHSSYFEGKQVSVTNDGSKLGSLVPSECDELAETATMKSPAASTDFTDAITELEDAFSRQVKSLAESIDDALNCRSLHSDEIQSAEQVRGREMERESCAPSKPAIHNVDHRKLDEMTASYSDVTLYIDEEELSPPLPLSQSVDRPSSTESDLRLRSVNSSQEYWSMTHKDDKIDTDTSCRSTPSLECQEQRMRMDHLPLLTIEPPSDSSVDLSDRSERGSLKRQNAYDRGITSQQGSPKHIPHSIPAKIITREEQEARHRPRPIDSHLAINGTANRQSKSESDYSDGDNDSINSTSNSNDTINCSSESSSRDSLREQTLSKQTYHKETRNSWDSPAFSNDVIRKRHYRIGLNLFNKKPEKGVQYLIERGFVPDTPVGVAHFLLQRKGLSRQMIGEFLGNRQKQFNRDVLDCVVDEMDFSTMELDEALRKFQAHIRVQGEAQKVERLIEAFSQRYCICNPGVVRQFRNPDTIFILAFAIILLNTDMYSPNVKPERKMKLEDFIKNLRGVDDGEDIPREMLIGIYERIRKRELKTNEDHVSQVQKVEKLIVGKKPIGSLHHGLGCVLSLPHRRLVCYCRLFEVPDPNKPQKLGLHQREIFLFNDLLVVTKIFQKKKNSVTYSFRQSFSLYGMQVLLFENQYYPNGIRLTSAVPGADIKVLINFNAPNPQDRKKFTDDLRESIAEVQEMEKHRIESELEKQKGVVRPSMSQCSSLKKDSGNGTLPRPCLDDSYAGGEGLKRSALSSSLRDLSEAGKRGRRSSAGSLDSNMEGSIISSPHMRRRATSTRECPSRPHQTMPNSSSLLGSLFGGKRGKAPSQSHAEAAAAPHPHHGPYCHQNPPPYHHHHHYHPPPHPHPHPHPYHGHGHGHGHGAFVPHHAAHHAPHHHAPPPPPAGTKPKHSGISTIV, encoded by the exons CGTTGAGGGGGAGGCTCCCAGCAGCGAGACCGGCACGTCCCTGGATAGCCCGTCCGGGTACCCGCAGGGCCCTATAACGCACAGCTCGGCGCTGAGCCCCGAGCACTACGAGCACCCCTACGGGCTCTACTCCATCGCGCCGGGCCAGCAGCGAGCCCGCCGGCCCAAGCTCCAGCACTCCACCTCCATCCTGCGCAAACAGGCCGAGGAGGAGGCCATCAAACGCTCCAGATCGCTGTCGGAGAGCTATGAACTCTCTTCAGACCTACAGGATAAGCAG GTGGAGATGCTAGAACGGAAGTATGGGGGCCGTCTGATCACCAGACATGCTGCCCGCACCATCCAGACCGCCTTCCGCCAGTATCAGATGAACAAGAACTTCGAGCGCCTGCGCAGTTCTATGTCCGAGAATCGCATGTCAAGGCGCATCGTCCTGTCCAATATGAGAATGCAGTTTTCCTTTGAAGGGCCTGAGAAAGTCCACAGCTCCTACTTCGAAGGGAAGCAAGTGTCTGTTACAAACGATGGGTCAAAGCTGGGCTCCCTGGTGCCGTCGGAGTGCGATGAGCTCGCGGAGACGGCTACCATGAAGTCCCCGGCAGCATCCACTGATTTCACCGATGCCATAACAGAACTGGAGGATGCTTTTTCCAGGCAGGTGAAATCCCTGGCGGAGTCCATCGACGACGCGCTCAACTGCCGCAGCCTGCATTCGGATGAGATCCAGAGTGCGGAGCAGGTCAGGGGCCGGGAAATGGAGAGGGAGAGCTGTGCCCCGAGCAAACCGGCCATCCACAATGTGGATCACAGGAAGCTGGACGAGATGACGGCGTCCTACAGCGATGTCACGTTGTACATCGACGAGGAGGAGCTGTCCCCGCCCCTGCCGCTCTCCCAGTCCGTGGACAGACCGTCCAGCACGGAGTCGGACCTGAGGCTCCGCTCCGTGAACTCTTCCCAGGAGTACTGGTCCATGACCCACAAGGATGATAAGATAGACACTGATACGAGCTGCAGGAGTACCCCATCACTGGAATGTCAGGAgcagaggatgaggatggatCACCTCCCTCTGCTCACCATCGAGCCTCCCAGTGACAGTTCGGTGGACTTGAGCGATCGCTCGGAGAGGGGCTCACTAAAGAGACAGAACGCGTATGACCGAGGCATCACCAGCCAGCAGGGCAGCCCGAAACATATCCCTCACAGCATTCCTGCCAAGATCATCACccgggaggagcaggaggccaGGCACAGGCCTAGGCCCATAGACAGTCACTTGGCCATCAATGGCACAGCAAACAGGCAAAGCAAGTCGGAGTCTGATTATTCTGATGGAGACAACGACAGCATCAACAGCACTTCCAACTCCAATGATACAATAAACTGCAGCTCAGAATCCTCTTCTAGGGACAGCCTAAGGGAGCAAACCTTGAGCAAACAAACCTACCACAAAGAGACTCGCAACAGCTGGGATTCCCCTGCCTTCAGTAACGATGTTATCAGGAAACGCCATTATAGGATTGGGCTGAATCTTTTTAACAA AAAGCCTGAGAAGGGAGTGCAGTACCTGATTGAGCGGGGCTTTGTGCCGGACACCCCCGTGGGGGTTGCccatttcctgctgcagaggaaggggctcagccggcaGATGATCGGGGAGTTCCTGGGCAATCGGCAGAAGCAGTTCAACAGGGACGTGCTCGA CTGTGTGGTGGATGAGATGGACTTCTCCACAATGGAGCTGGATGAAGCACTCAGGAAATTTCAGGCCCACATCCGTGTCCAAGGAGAAGCCCAGAAGGTGGAGCGGCTCATTGAAGCTTTCAG CCAGCGTTACTGCATCTGCAACCCGGGCGTGGTGCGGCAGTTCCGCAACCCCGACACCATCTTCATCCTGGCCTTCGCCATCATCCTCCTCAACACCGACATGTACAGCCCCAACGTCAAACCCGAGCGCAAGATGAAGCTGGAGGACTTCATCAAGAACCTCAGGG GGGTGGATGATGGTGAGGACATCCCGCGGGAGATGCTGATCGGGATCTACGAGCGCATCCGCAAGCGCGAGCTGAAGACCAACGAGGACCACGTGTCCCAGGTGCAGAAGGTGGAGAAGCTCATCGTGGGCAAGAAACCG ATCGGATCTCTGCACCATGGACTTGGTTGT GTGCTCTCTCTCCCCCACCGGAGGCTTGTTTGCTACTGTAGGCTGTTTGAAGTTCCAGATCCCAATAAACCTCAGAAGCTTGGATTGCACCAACGAgaaatctttttatttaatgatCTTCTAGTG GTGACCAAGATTTTTCAGAAGAAGAAGAACTCTGTCACATACAGTTTTCGACAGTCCTTTTCCCTCTATGGAATGCAAGTTCTTCTCTTTGAGAACCAGT ATTATCCCAATGGCATTCGGCTCACGTCAGCTGTTCCAGGAGCAGATATCAAAGTGCTCATAAATTTCAATGCACCAAATCCTCAGGACAGGAAGAAGTTTACAGATGATTTGAGGGAATCAATTGCAGAAGttcaagaaatggaaaagcacagAATAGAGT CCgagctggagaagcagaaggGGGTGGTCCGGCCCAGCATGTCGCAGTGCTCCAGCCTGAAGAAGGACTCGGGGAACGGGACGCTGCCGCGGCCGTGCCTGGATGACAGCTACGCGGGCGGCGAGGGGCTCAAGCGGAGCGcgctcagctcctccctgcgGGACCTGTCCGAAGCAG GCAAGCGTGGGCGACGCAGCAGTGCAGGATCGCTAGACAGCAATATGGAA gGGTCCATCATTAGCAGTCCTCACATGCGCCGAAGAGCGACATCAACCCGAGAGTGTCCATCTCGCCCTCACCAGACTATGCCCAACTCCTCCTCACTCCTAGGGTCCCTGTTCGGTGGCAAGAGGGGCAAGGCCCCCTCGCAGAGCCACGCGGAGGCCGCGGCGGCGCCGCACCCGCACCACGGCCCGTACTGCCACCAGAACCCGCCGCcctaccaccaccaccaccactacCACCCGCCCCCGCACCCGCACCCGCACCCGCACCCCTACCACGGCCACGGCCACGGCCACGGCCACGGCGCCTTCGTGCCGCACCACGCCGCGCACCACGCCCCGCACCACCacgcgccgccgccgccgcccgccggcaCCAAGCCCAAACACAGCGGCATCAGCACCATAGTCTAG
- the IQSEC1 gene encoding IQ motif and SEC7 domain-containing protein 1 isoform X10: MWCLHCSSERTQSLLELELDSCVEGEAPSSETGTSLDSPSGYPQGPITHSSALSPEHYEHPYGLYSIAPGQQRARRPKLQHSTSILRKQAEEEAIKRSRSLSESYELSSDLQDKQVEMLERKYGGRLITRHAARTIQTAFRQYQMNKNFERLRSSMSENRMSRRIVLSNMRMQFSFEGPEKVHSSYFEGKQVSVTNDGSKLGSLVPSECDELAETATMKSPAASTDFTDAITELEDAFSRQVKSLAESIDDALNCRSLHSDEIQSAEQVRGREMERESCAPSKPAIHNVDHRKLDEMTASYSDVTLYIDEEELSPPLPLSQSVDRPSSTESDLRLRSVNSSQEYWSMTHKDDKIDTDTSCRSTPSLECQEQRMRMDHLPLLTIEPPSDSSVDLSDRSERGSLKRQNAYDRGITSQQGSPKHIPHSIPAKIITREEQEARHRPRPIDSHLAINGTANRQSKSESDYSDGDNDSINSTSNSNDTINCSSESSSRDSLREQTLSKQTYHKETRNSWDSPAFSNDVIRKRHYRIGLNLFNKKPEKGVQYLIERGFVPDTPVGVAHFLLQRKGLSRQMIGEFLGNRQKQFNRDVLDCVVDEMDFSTMELDEALRKFQAHIRVQGEAQKVERLIEAFSQRYCICNPGVVRQFRNPDTIFILAFAIILLNTDMYSPNVKPERKMKLEDFIKNLRGVDDGEDIPREMLIGIYERIRKRELKTNEDHVSQVQKVEKLIVGKKPIGSLHHGLGCVLSLPHRRLVCYCRLFEVPDPNKPQKLGLHQREIFLFNDLLVVTKIFQKKKNSVTYSFRQSFSLYGMQVLLFENQYYPNGIRLTSAVPGADIKVLINFNAPNPQDRKKFTDDLRESIAEVQEMEKHRIESELEKQKGVVRPSMSQCSSLKKDSGNGTLPRPCLDDSYAGGEGLKRSALSSSLRDLSEAGKRGRRSSAGSLDSNMEGSIISSPHMRRRATSTRECPSRPHQTMPNSSSLLGSLFGGKRGKAPSQSHAEAAAAPHPHHGPYCHQNPPPYHHHHHYHPPPHPHPHPHPYHGHGHGHGHGAFVPHHAAHHAPHHHAPPPPPAGTKPKHSGISTIV; encoded by the exons CGTTGAGGGGGAGGCTCCCAGCAGCGAGACCGGCACGTCCCTGGATAGCCCGTCCGGGTACCCGCAGGGCCCTATAACGCACAGCTCGGCGCTGAGCCCCGAGCACTACGAGCACCCCTACGGGCTCTACTCCATCGCGCCGGGCCAGCAGCGAGCCCGCCGGCCCAAGCTCCAGCACTCCACCTCCATCCTGCGCAAACAGGCCGAGGAGGAGGCCATCAAACGCTCCAGATCGCTGTCGGAGAGCTATGAACTCTCTTCAGACCTACAGGATAAGCAG GTGGAGATGCTAGAACGGAAGTATGGGGGCCGTCTGATCACCAGACATGCTGCCCGCACCATCCAGACCGCCTTCCGCCAGTATCAGATGAACAAGAACTTCGAGCGCCTGCGCAGTTCTATGTCCGAGAATCGCATGTCAAGGCGCATCGTCCTGTCCAATATGAGAATGCAGTTTTCCTTTGAAGGGCCTGAGAAAGTCCACAGCTCCTACTTCGAAGGGAAGCAAGTGTCTGTTACAAACGATGGGTCAAAGCTGGGCTCCCTGGTGCCGTCGGAGTGCGATGAGCTCGCGGAGACGGCTACCATGAAGTCCCCGGCAGCATCCACTGATTTCACCGATGCCATAACAGAACTGGAGGATGCTTTTTCCAGGCAGGTGAAATCCCTGGCGGAGTCCATCGACGACGCGCTCAACTGCCGCAGCCTGCATTCGGATGAGATCCAGAGTGCGGAGCAGGTCAGGGGCCGGGAAATGGAGAGGGAGAGCTGTGCCCCGAGCAAACCGGCCATCCACAATGTGGATCACAGGAAGCTGGACGAGATGACGGCGTCCTACAGCGATGTCACGTTGTACATCGACGAGGAGGAGCTGTCCCCGCCCCTGCCGCTCTCCCAGTCCGTGGACAGACCGTCCAGCACGGAGTCGGACCTGAGGCTCCGCTCCGTGAACTCTTCCCAGGAGTACTGGTCCATGACCCACAAGGATGATAAGATAGACACTGATACGAGCTGCAGGAGTACCCCATCACTGGAATGTCAGGAgcagaggatgaggatggatCACCTCCCTCTGCTCACCATCGAGCCTCCCAGTGACAGTTCGGTGGACTTGAGCGATCGCTCGGAGAGGGGCTCACTAAAGAGACAGAACGCGTATGACCGAGGCATCACCAGCCAGCAGGGCAGCCCGAAACATATCCCTCACAGCATTCCTGCCAAGATCATCACccgggaggagcaggaggccaGGCACAGGCCTAGGCCCATAGACAGTCACTTGGCCATCAATGGCACAGCAAACAGGCAAAGCAAGTCGGAGTCTGATTATTCTGATGGAGACAACGACAGCATCAACAGCACTTCCAACTCCAATGATACAATAAACTGCAGCTCAGAATCCTCTTCTAGGGACAGCCTAAGGGAGCAAACCTTGAGCAAACAAACCTACCACAAAGAGACTCGCAACAGCTGGGATTCCCCTGCCTTCAGTAACGATGTTATCAGGAAACGCCATTATAGGATTGGGCTGAATCTTTTTAACAA AAAGCCTGAGAAGGGAGTGCAGTACCTGATTGAGCGGGGCTTTGTGCCGGACACCCCCGTGGGGGTTGCccatttcctgctgcagaggaaggggctcagccggcaGATGATCGGGGAGTTCCTGGGCAATCGGCAGAAGCAGTTCAACAGGGACGTGCTCGA CTGTGTGGTGGATGAGATGGACTTCTCCACAATGGAGCTGGATGAAGCACTCAGGAAATTTCAGGCCCACATCCGTGTCCAAGGAGAAGCCCAGAAGGTGGAGCGGCTCATTGAAGCTTTCAG CCAGCGTTACTGCATCTGCAACCCGGGCGTGGTGCGGCAGTTCCGCAACCCCGACACCATCTTCATCCTGGCCTTCGCCATCATCCTCCTCAACACCGACATGTACAGCCCCAACGTCAAACCCGAGCGCAAGATGAAGCTGGAGGACTTCATCAAGAACCTCAGGG GGGTGGATGATGGTGAGGACATCCCGCGGGAGATGCTGATCGGGATCTACGAGCGCATCCGCAAGCGCGAGCTGAAGACCAACGAGGACCACGTGTCCCAGGTGCAGAAGGTGGAGAAGCTCATCGTGGGCAAGAAACCG ATCGGATCTCTGCACCATGGACTTGGTTGT GTGCTCTCTCTCCCCCACCGGAGGCTTGTTTGCTACTGTAGGCTGTTTGAAGTTCCAGATCCCAATAAACCTCAGAAGCTTGGATTGCACCAACGAgaaatctttttatttaatgatCTTCTAGTG GTGACCAAGATTTTTCAGAAGAAGAAGAACTCTGTCACATACAGTTTTCGACAGTCCTTTTCCCTCTATGGAATGCAAGTTCTTCTCTTTGAGAACCAGT ATTATCCCAATGGCATTCGGCTCACGTCAGCTGTTCCAGGAGCAGATATCAAAGTGCTCATAAATTTCAATGCACCAAATCCTCAGGACAGGAAGAAGTTTACAGATGATTTGAGGGAATCAATTGCAGAAGttcaagaaatggaaaagcacagAATAGAGT CCgagctggagaagcagaaggGGGTGGTCCGGCCCAGCATGTCGCAGTGCTCCAGCCTGAAGAAGGACTCGGGGAACGGGACGCTGCCGCGGCCGTGCCTGGATGACAGCTACGCGGGCGGCGAGGGGCTCAAGCGGAGCGcgctcagctcctccctgcgGGACCTGTCCGAAGCAG GCAAGCGTGGGCGACGCAGCAGTGCAGGATCGCTAGACAGCAATATGGAA gGGTCCATCATTAGCAGTCCTCACATGCGCCGAAGAGCGACATCAACCCGAGAGTGTCCATCTCGCCCTCACCAGACTATGCCCAACTCCTCCTCACTCCTAGGGTCCCTGTTCGGTGGCAAGAGGGGCAAGGCCCCCTCGCAGAGCCACGCGGAGGCCGCGGCGGCGCCGCACCCGCACCACGGCCCGTACTGCCACCAGAACCCGCCGCcctaccaccaccaccaccactacCACCCGCCCCCGCACCCGCACCCGCACCCGCACCCCTACCACGGCCACGGCCACGGCCACGGCCACGGCGCCTTCGTGCCGCACCACGCCGCGCACCACGCCCCGCACCACCacgcgccgccgccgccgcccgccggcaCCAAGCCCAAACACAGCGGCATCAGCACCATAGTCTAG
- the IQSEC1 gene encoding IQ motif and SEC7 domain-containing protein 1 isoform X4, whose amino-acid sequence MESPAENPSKAAEYLKELNKIIETQQELLEKQKRRIDELEQQVAKLYHENACLQDEHHRHLATCRLQQGVPPAPPGVLSAIQENARHEKSLNTLHQFCCPAPLYHSQLAVPATHSEYSVEGEAPSSETGTSLDSPSGYPQGPITHSSALSPEHYEHPYGLYSIAPGQQRARRPKLQHSTSILRKQAEEEAIKRSRSLSESYELSSDLQDKQVEMLERKYGGRLITRHAARTIQTAFRQYQMNKNFERLRSSMSENRMSRRIVLSNMRMQFSFEGPEKVHSSYFEGKQVSVTNDGSKLGSLVPSECDELAETATMKSPAASTDFTDAITELEDAFSRQVKSLAESIDDALNCRSLHSDEIQSAEQVRGREMERESCAPSKPAIHNVDHRKLDEMTASYSDVTLYIDEEELSPPLPLSQSVDRPSSTESDLRLRSVNSSQEYWSMTHKDDKIDTDTSCRSTPSLECQEQRMRMDHLPLLTIEPPSDSSVDLSDRSERGSLKRQNAYDRGITSQQGSPKHIPHSIPAKIITREEQEARHRPRPIDSHLAINGTANRQSKSESDYSDGDNDSINSTSNSNDTINCSSESSSRDSLREQTLSKQTYHKETRNSWDSPAFSNDVIRKRHYRIGLNLFNKKPEKGVQYLIERGFVPDTPVGVAHFLLQRKGLSRQMIGEFLGNRQKQFNRDVLDCVVDEMDFSTMELDEALRKFQAHIRVQGEAQKVERLIEAFSQRYCICNPGVVRQFRNPDTIFILAFAIILLNTDMYSPNVKPERKMKLEDFIKNLRGVDDGEDIPREMLIGIYERIRKRELKTNEDHVSQVQKVEKLIVGKKPIGSLHHGLGCVLSLPHRRLVCYCRLFEVPDPNKPQKLGLHQREIFLFNDLLVVTKIFQKKKNSVTYSFRQSFSLYGMQVLLFENQYYPNGIRLTSAVPGADIKVLINFNAPNPQDRKKFTDDLRESIAEVQEMEKHRIESELEKQKGVVRPSMSQCSSLKKDSGNGTLPRPCLDDSYAGGEGLKRSALSSSLRDLSEAGKRGRRSSAGSLDSNMEGSIISSPHMRRRATSTRECPSRPHQTMPNSSSLLGSLFGGKRGKAPSQSHAEAAAAPHPHHGPYCHQNPPPYHHHHHYHPPPHPHPHPHPYHGHGHGHGHGAFVPHHAAHHAPHHHAPPPPPAGTKPKHSGISTIV is encoded by the exons CGTTGAGGGGGAGGCTCCCAGCAGCGAGACCGGCACGTCCCTGGATAGCCCGTCCGGGTACCCGCAGGGCCCTATAACGCACAGCTCGGCGCTGAGCCCCGAGCACTACGAGCACCCCTACGGGCTCTACTCCATCGCGCCGGGCCAGCAGCGAGCCCGCCGGCCCAAGCTCCAGCACTCCACCTCCATCCTGCGCAAACAGGCCGAGGAGGAGGCCATCAAACGCTCCAGATCGCTGTCGGAGAGCTATGAACTCTCTTCAGACCTACAGGATAAGCAG GTGGAGATGCTAGAACGGAAGTATGGGGGCCGTCTGATCACCAGACATGCTGCCCGCACCATCCAGACCGCCTTCCGCCAGTATCAGATGAACAAGAACTTCGAGCGCCTGCGCAGTTCTATGTCCGAGAATCGCATGTCAAGGCGCATCGTCCTGTCCAATATGAGAATGCAGTTTTCCTTTGAAGGGCCTGAGAAAGTCCACAGCTCCTACTTCGAAGGGAAGCAAGTGTCTGTTACAAACGATGGGTCAAAGCTGGGCTCCCTGGTGCCGTCGGAGTGCGATGAGCTCGCGGAGACGGCTACCATGAAGTCCCCGGCAGCATCCACTGATTTCACCGATGCCATAACAGAACTGGAGGATGCTTTTTCCAGGCAGGTGAAATCCCTGGCGGAGTCCATCGACGACGCGCTCAACTGCCGCAGCCTGCATTCGGATGAGATCCAGAGTGCGGAGCAGGTCAGGGGCCGGGAAATGGAGAGGGAGAGCTGTGCCCCGAGCAAACCGGCCATCCACAATGTGGATCACAGGAAGCTGGACGAGATGACGGCGTCCTACAGCGATGTCACGTTGTACATCGACGAGGAGGAGCTGTCCCCGCCCCTGCCGCTCTCCCAGTCCGTGGACAGACCGTCCAGCACGGAGTCGGACCTGAGGCTCCGCTCCGTGAACTCTTCCCAGGAGTACTGGTCCATGACCCACAAGGATGATAAGATAGACACTGATACGAGCTGCAGGAGTACCCCATCACTGGAATGTCAGGAgcagaggatgaggatggatCACCTCCCTCTGCTCACCATCGAGCCTCCCAGTGACAGTTCGGTGGACTTGAGCGATCGCTCGGAGAGGGGCTCACTAAAGAGACAGAACGCGTATGACCGAGGCATCACCAGCCAGCAGGGCAGCCCGAAACATATCCCTCACAGCATTCCTGCCAAGATCATCACccgggaggagcaggaggccaGGCACAGGCCTAGGCCCATAGACAGTCACTTGGCCATCAATGGCACAGCAAACAGGCAAAGCAAGTCGGAGTCTGATTATTCTGATGGAGACAACGACAGCATCAACAGCACTTCCAACTCCAATGATACAATAAACTGCAGCTCAGAATCCTCTTCTAGGGACAGCCTAAGGGAGCAAACCTTGAGCAAACAAACCTACCACAAAGAGACTCGCAACAGCTGGGATTCCCCTGCCTTCAGTAACGATGTTATCAGGAAACGCCATTATAGGATTGGGCTGAATCTTTTTAACAA AAAGCCTGAGAAGGGAGTGCAGTACCTGATTGAGCGGGGCTTTGTGCCGGACACCCCCGTGGGGGTTGCccatttcctgctgcagaggaaggggctcagccggcaGATGATCGGGGAGTTCCTGGGCAATCGGCAGAAGCAGTTCAACAGGGACGTGCTCGA CTGTGTGGTGGATGAGATGGACTTCTCCACAATGGAGCTGGATGAAGCACTCAGGAAATTTCAGGCCCACATCCGTGTCCAAGGAGAAGCCCAGAAGGTGGAGCGGCTCATTGAAGCTTTCAG CCAGCGTTACTGCATCTGCAACCCGGGCGTGGTGCGGCAGTTCCGCAACCCCGACACCATCTTCATCCTGGCCTTCGCCATCATCCTCCTCAACACCGACATGTACAGCCCCAACGTCAAACCCGAGCGCAAGATGAAGCTGGAGGACTTCATCAAGAACCTCAGGG GGGTGGATGATGGTGAGGACATCCCGCGGGAGATGCTGATCGGGATCTACGAGCGCATCCGCAAGCGCGAGCTGAAGACCAACGAGGACCACGTGTCCCAGGTGCAGAAGGTGGAGAAGCTCATCGTGGGCAAGAAACCG ATCGGATCTCTGCACCATGGACTTGGTTGT GTGCTCTCTCTCCCCCACCGGAGGCTTGTTTGCTACTGTAGGCTGTTTGAAGTTCCAGATCCCAATAAACCTCAGAAGCTTGGATTGCACCAACGAgaaatctttttatttaatgatCTTCTAGTG GTGACCAAGATTTTTCAGAAGAAGAAGAACTCTGTCACATACAGTTTTCGACAGTCCTTTTCCCTCTATGGAATGCAAGTTCTTCTCTTTGAGAACCAGT ATTATCCCAATGGCATTCGGCTCACGTCAGCTGTTCCAGGAGCAGATATCAAAGTGCTCATAAATTTCAATGCACCAAATCCTCAGGACAGGAAGAAGTTTACAGATGATTTGAGGGAATCAATTGCAGAAGttcaagaaatggaaaagcacagAATAGAGT CCgagctggagaagcagaaggGGGTGGTCCGGCCCAGCATGTCGCAGTGCTCCAGCCTGAAGAAGGACTCGGGGAACGGGACGCTGCCGCGGCCGTGCCTGGATGACAGCTACGCGGGCGGCGAGGGGCTCAAGCGGAGCGcgctcagctcctccctgcgGGACCTGTCCGAAGCAG GCAAGCGTGGGCGACGCAGCAGTGCAGGATCGCTAGACAGCAATATGGAA gGGTCCATCATTAGCAGTCCTCACATGCGCCGAAGAGCGACATCAACCCGAGAGTGTCCATCTCGCCCTCACCAGACTATGCCCAACTCCTCCTCACTCCTAGGGTCCCTGTTCGGTGGCAAGAGGGGCAAGGCCCCCTCGCAGAGCCACGCGGAGGCCGCGGCGGCGCCGCACCCGCACCACGGCCCGTACTGCCACCAGAACCCGCCGCcctaccaccaccaccaccactacCACCCGCCCCCGCACCCGCACCCGCACCCGCACCCCTACCACGGCCACGGCCACGGCCACGGCCACGGCGCCTTCGTGCCGCACCACGCCGCGCACCACGCCCCGCACCACCacgcgccgccgccgccgcccgccggcaCCAAGCCCAAACACAGCGGCATCAGCACCATAGTCTAG